In Flavobacteriales bacterium, the genomic stretch ATCGGCAATAGTAGGGTTCAATTCACCAAACATTTTGGCATTAAGAGCAAGTGCCTTTTCGAATAATTTAACAGCAAGACTTGTTTGTCCTGTAAGATTATACAGTGTTCCAAGATTATTGTATCGAGTAATTATTCTGGGATGCTGCTTCCCGAAAATTTCCAGATCAATCTCAAGCGCTTTCCTGAGATAATTTTCTGCTTGCTTGAAATTATGTAAAGCGATATAAGTTTCTGCGATGTTGTTATATAAAACCGGGATTTGGGGATGAGTTTCGCCTAAATCGGCGAGGTCTAGTTCAATTGCTTTTTGGTAATACTGTAAAGCGTTATCATAATCTTTTGTTGCCTTATAAGATACACCAAGATTATTGCACCGTGTGGATACCTTTCTGTTATACTCTTCATCATCTGTTTTTAAATCCCTAAATGAACTTTTGTAGTTGATAATAGCCTTTTTGTAGTCCCCATTAATACTCAGATTATTTGCATAGGCTAAGACATATCGAGGGTTTGTTTCATATAATTGAACAGCTCTAATATAATAGGGGTTTGCTTCATTATACTTCAGATTAATAGTTTTGATTCTGGCCATATTGAAGTTCTCCTGCGCGTCAGACATTTTATCCGCCAATATGCTTTTTCCCAGGAACTTTTCTGAGATGCTAAACTCTCCCTTTATTAAGTAGTTGTACGCTTTTCTAATAGACTTATTAGATTCGATTATTGGTTTTAATGAGGTCGATAATTCGTCA encodes the following:
- a CDS encoding tetratricopeptide repeat protein, with product MKVKFCFISIIICLNSACVFSQINDANTDSKNTTLGNSSTTYFVSKNSTAISPHIAAHFISKGFSKQDAIELAEQFVIRYNSIHKTKSKLNNTDVINLGIEDDLQLISLLNWDLFLSHNNLYGAYIRAYSNTAKPWYGVSPEAFHEVFRILSSQHISADKIHGKLLVTTKIIDELSTSLKPIIESNKSIRKAYNYLIKGEFSISEKFLGKSILADKMSDAQENFNMARIKTINLKYNEANPYYIRAVQLYETNPRYVLAYANNLSINGDYKKAIINYKSSFRDLKTDDEEYNRKVSTRCNNLGVSYKATKDYDNALQYYQKAIELDLADLGETHPQIPVLYNNIAETYIALHNFKQAENYLRKALEIDLEIFGKQHPRIITRYNNLGTLYNLTGQTSLAVKLFEKALALNAKMFGELNPTIAD